TCAAAAGAGCCAATAGGTTCTGCTCCCCAACTTCCATCGAGCAGTGTTGCTACTTCGGCTCCGGCAATTGACAATATGGGGATGGTGTGGTTTTCATCAATCAGATAAGTATTTGTTTCATACAGGCTCGACAAAATATCGGGGTCGGAACTGATGGCGATGGCTCTGATTACCGTTGTAGATGAAACCGAAATTGGTCCGGAATATAAGGTAGATGCTGCCGTGGGCACTGAGCCATTGGTTGTGTAATAAATGGCATCTGCCGGGTTGATGGAAGAAATTGTAACAGAAACTGTGGACGCATAAGCCCCTGATGAGGGGGATATGTCGGGAGTTGGGGCATACCCTTTCTTAGAATTGTTGTTGGCTGCATTTGGCGTTGGGGCAGTAAATACCCCCCAGGTAGAGGCTCCGTTGGTGATGCGGCCGGTAGAATGTCCTTGTTTGTTGGGAGTCAGGATTTGGTAAAAATCAATGATAGTTCCTGATGGGTCTGCCAGAACGATGGTTTCGTCAACTGCAGTTTGAGTAATATTGAAATTGGTATGCAGGGTTGGACCGACCGTGATGTCGCGTTTAGAGGCAAAAACCACCAAATACCCATTGGCTGCAATATTAACCGACGGAAGTTGCCATTTGGTAGGGTTGTCAAATTTGTCGCTCAGGTAGTACCCATCGAGATTGACCATGGAAGCGCCTGCATTATACAGCTCTATCCAGTCTTCGTATTCGCCAAAGTTGTCGGTATAACTACTGAGATTTGCAGCCGAAAATTCGTTAATAACCACTTGAGCTTTTAACGGAATTATGGCAGCTAAAACCAAGAAGAAGTATAAAAAATGTTTCATAAAAATTAGGATGTAAATCTTAGTTGCAAATTTGTGGCTGAAATATTAGTTGAGATTATTGAAGAAATATAACTTACTGACGCACTTATTATGCGATTACCGCGATATCATCAGGGGCTGAGCGGTAATGTGTTGTCCGGATTTGAGTTCTACGGCATACCAACCATTCGGCAGGTTTCCTAATGGCAACATGACCTGAGTTTGAGTGCCGGAGGGGTTGGTATAGCCCAGGTTAATTTGTCTGACCACTTGCCCCAGGGCATTGCACAATCTCAGATGAACAGGTTCTGCGACATTCGATACATTTAAATCCATCATCACAACATCTGATGAAACAGGGTTAGGATACAGGGTAACGGATAAATCTGCCGGCTTTTGGGGATCTATTGCCGTACTTATTCCTGCAGAATTTGCTGCATTAAAAGTTGGTATCATGCTGGTATAGGGTCCGAGGCCGTTCGGATAGCGACCAAAACTGATGTCGGTTTGTTGTGGTGGAAAAGTGGTGCCATCCACTACTTCTAACAGGGGATTGACCAAAAAGGCGGCTTCGCTTGCAGCACTTAATTTAAAAGTTGTGTGTAGCGGTCCTTGTTCGGGACTTCCATCACACCAGATAATCAGATAACTTTGGCCACTGATGCTGACGTTAGGAAATGCCCATTTATCAAGATTGGTTTCACTGTCGGTAAAAAAGTATCCGTTTAAAGAAACCGAAAAAGAGGCATTGTTGTACAATTCCACCCAATCGTTAAACTGTCCTAATTCATCCGTACCATAAGAGGAATTAGAAGCCAAAATTTCATTTACCACTACCTGACTATTTATTTTTGACAGGGGCAATCCGGTCAAAATTAAAAACAAACAGATAATATGTAAATAAGCGGGTAAATAGAATTTCATGAAAATAATCTATTAAACGATGATGAACAAATAAATAGTAAAAGTACGAAGAATTTTACAATTATTACTAAACGATGTTTGCAGCCATATTGAAACTCACAAATATCCGTATCTGTTCAGCATCTTGTTAAGAAAAAAGAGTTTTTTGAATTTATAGTCTTTTATCCGATAATTTTTAACCCCTCAGAACGAATTTGAGAACTATGTTTTGTGAGTTTCCAAGCAACGGGATAACAATTGTGTATTTATCGCTTTTAGAATATATACCGTATTATAGAGCAATATTATTCTGCAAATTGATTTACTGAGGGTAGTTCAGACAACTGAAGGGCGATGTCAATATCGGCCGGTGAAAGAGGATACTGAAGCAGTTGGCTTAGAGAAACCCAAGCTATCGCGGCATGAGAATTTAACCGGAACTCACCAACCCAATTTGTAATAAAATAGGCTTCGAGTCGGATATAAATATGCTCGTAGCGATATTCGGAGGCAGCAAAAAAACGGCCGGTTTTGGCAATAATTCCAAACTCTTCTTCTAATTCCCTTTCCAAACAGGTTTGAGGGGTTTCGCCCGGTTCTGTTTTACCTCCGGGAAACTCCCAAAATCCGGCCATCTTGTCGCCGGGCAAACGCTGGGCGAGCAGAATTTTACCCTCTTTTACAAGAATGGCTGCCGTAACGGGTACGGGTTTTTCTTGCATGGTTCTGCAAAATGATTGGGTTATGACTTGCGGACAGTGCGCTGTTCGATGCGCTTTTCATAGTTTGTTCCTTTGAAAATACGCTGCACGAAGATGCCCGGTGTGTGAATTTCGTTGGGGTCGAGTTCACCCGGAGCAACAAGTTCTTCTACTTCGGCAATGGTGATTTTTCCGGCCATTGCCATCATGGGGTTAAAGTTCCGGGCGGTAGCACGATAAACTAAGTTGCCCAAATAATCTCCTTTCCACGCTTTTACAATGGCAAAATCGGCTGTAAGCGCATGTTCGAGAATATAATTTCTGCCGTTAAACATTCTGATATCTTTTCCAATGGCAACCTCGGTGCCATAACCTGTTGCGGTAAAAAATGCAGGTATTCCGGCACCTCCTGCACGAATGCGCTCGGCGAGTGTCCCTTGCGGCACCAATTCAACCTCTAATTCTCCGGTAAGTACCTGTCTTTCAAACTCTGCATTTTCGCCCACATAAGATGAAATCATTTTTTTGATTTGGTGGGTTTTCAGCAAAAATCCCAAACCGAAATCATCCACTCCGGCGTTGTTGGAAATACATGTCAATTCATTGATGCCTTTGCGAACAAGGGAGGCAATGCAGTTTTCAGGAATGCCGCATAACCCAAAACCTCCCAACATCAGGGTAGAACCGGAAGGAATATCTGCTATGGCCTCATCTGCGTTTTTTACAATTTTATTCATTTTGCATGGTTTATTTAATATAAGCAACTGCTCATCTCGGTTTTTGAGCAAAGGCAAATATAATGCCTCTTATTGCTTAATCAACACTTTGGCGCTAAAGGTTTTGTCGCCGTCAATAATTTTAACAAAATACAGCCCGTCTGGAAGCACCGGCAGAGGAACTATCCCATCTATGATATTCAGATCAGGAAATAAAATCCGGTTCATGACCTCCTGACCGGTCAGGTTGTAGAGGCAAAATTGAACAGGGAGGTCATTTGCCGACCTGCCCGGTAAGGTGAAATGAAGTTGCTGCTTTGCCGGATTGGGGAAAAGATGGAATTGTTCCGCAGCTTCTGAATGAAGTAAATCCATACCAATAGGAAAATCTTCCGAAAACCAGTAAAGCCCGCCATTATAGGTGCCAACAACCATGTCTAAATAACCATCGTTGTTGAGGTCAGCAATGGCAGGACTTGAGCGGGTTCCGATATAGGCAGGCAGTTGGTTGTCCGTAAGTTTGGTGAATAACATACCGGAATCAAGGTTGTCTTCAATATCGGTATAGACATGGATTTTACCGCTTTCTGACCCCACCATCAGCAAAAACTGCCCTTCGTATTCAATCATTTGCGGTACTGAAAAACCGGTAGGCGAACCGATTTCTTTTACATCCACCCCTCCGAAAAAAGAATTGGTGGGAGATGCTGCATTATACACCGGATTGCCGGCTGTTCCGTTGTTTTGAAAATACCGCATTGCTCCGTTATGGTGTCCGATAATGAGATCTAACAATCCGTCTTTATTGATGTCAATCAGTTGGGGGGTGCTGTACTGAAACACGTCAATTCCCTGAAACTGCTCCTGAAACAAAATGAAATTTGCCGAGCCATCCGGCAAGGGATTGTTTTTAAAATAATGTAAGAAGCCGTCTTTGTCGCCCAGAATCATATCCTGATCTCCATCCCCGTCAAGGTCGCCAAATGTTGGGCTTATACCTAAACGAGGCAGGAGAAATTGCCCTGAAATGTTTGAAAAATTGTCAGTTACCCATTCAAAAACAGGCTGTTCGGGAGTTCCGGTATTTCGATACAGGGCTAAAGCTGTATTGAAATCATAAGATTCGTCCATATAGCCATAATTGGCAATCACGAGGTCCAACAGTCCATCGTTGTTATAATCAAAAAAGGCAGGATTTGCCAATCTGCTCACGTCAATCATGTCGCTGATGAGAAACCTGTCGGTTACATACTGGAACTGCTCGGTAGGGTTTCCGTTGTTTTGATAAAGTAAAGCACAACGGTAATGCTCTGATTGTGCTACCGTATTTGGCGAAACCAGCAGGTCTTTCTGTCCGTCATTGTTCACATCGAGATGGAAGGATGCGGGAAAAGTGTAAACAATAGCGGGAATACTGTATGCCGGAAACAAGGTGTCCTGTGCAATCATATTGGCATCCTGCGGGGTTCCTCCGTTGGTGAGCATGGTGATATTGCTGTAAGAAATATCGCCCAGCAGGATTTCCATGGCACCGTTTCCGGTTCCGGGCGGATCTAAATCTAACACCAGCAAGGTGGAACCGGGGTGAAGTCCGTCTTTTTCCTGATCGCCGGCATTGTCGGGTGCAGCATAACCCTCAATACAGCCAACCTCCAAATCTATGGTGGTGGTAATCCCTGATTCATAAAAATTGCCCCAGCAATGGGTATTAAGTTCAAATTGCATATCGCCGCAGGGGGTGCCGTTTTCCACACTCAGGTTTTGGTAAAAATAGACATGCCCCCCGATTGGTCCGAATGAAAGAATATCGGGGTCGCCGTCATAGTCAACATCTACAATAGCGGGAATATCATATATGGCGACATATATCTTTTCATTATCGGGTTGAAATGTTAGCTGTGGATGTATCAATGTAAAAGTCAGTTTGTTTTCTGAGTCATACTGACCGGCATAAACAGTGATTCCATCTGTTACAGAGGACGTATAAATATCTGAAATGCCATCGCAATCGGCATCTGCAAGCAGCATCCAGTTGCGAACCGGCGGGAAATTTTGCTGGAATTCGGAACGATAGACATAATCGGATTGATTCGGAGTTCCGTTGTTTATAAAGGTCAGCACCAAATCGCCGCTGCGGTCAAAGATGATTAAATCCGGAATGTCGTCATTATTCAGGTCGGCTTCCGAAAACTGTGGATTGTTTAGCCCTCCTGTCCAGGGATATTTGAGTGCTAATCCGCTTTTAAACACCGGCACATCGGTGCGGCGGTAAAATGGGTTTTGCGCATGAACAGAATGGGACCCTAAAATGAACAGGAATACTAAAAGAAAACAGCGCATAAGATGGATCTTTGGAAGTAAGCCGATAATATCTTTCGCATTTTGGTCTGCAAGTTAGGGAAATACCGGTAATTGCGGAAAACCCATACCGGTATTTGAGGCAAAATAAGAACCCGGAATTTACCCGGTTTACCATAAGAAAATGCGATTGACTATTGAATAACGAAAGCCATAGACTTAGGGTTGTCTTTCAGGCAAACCGGAATCAAAAGACAATGCGATTGTTATCCAACCATTCATTTCTTTGTCCATTTCAAGAAAAAGAGCGTATATATTTGCATACGGCCGTTTTTTGTTGGAAATTTGCGTGCAAACTTTTTGCAAATGCACAAACTCATTCAGGAAGGGCTAACCTTCGACGATGTATTGCTTATCCCCGGGTATTCTGAAATTCTGCCCAAAGATGTTACCGTAAACACACAACTTACCTCTACCATTCATTTAAACATTCCGTTATTAAGTGCCGGAATGGACACTGTTACCGAATCGGCGATGGCCATTGCCATGGCACGACAGGGGGGTATCGGCATTATTCACAAAAATATGACCGAAGAACAGCAGGCCGAAGAAGTAGATCGGGTAAAACGCTCACAGAATGTGGTCATCAGCAACCCGTTCCACCTGTCTCCCGATAAACTGGTGTCAGAAGCCAACGACCTCATGGCAAAATACAAAATATCGGGTGTTCCTGTAACC
This is a stretch of genomic DNA from Sphingobacteriales bacterium. It encodes these proteins:
- a CDS encoding lamin tail domain-containing protein, translating into MKFYLPAYLHIICLFLILTGLPLSKINSQVVVNEILASNSSYGTDELGQFNDWVELYNNASFSVSLNGYFFTDSETNLDKWAFPNVSISGQSYLIIWCDGSPEQGPLHTTFKLSAASEAAFLVNPLLEVVDGTTFPPQQTDISFGRYPNGLGPYTSMIPTFNAANSAGISTAIDPQKPADLSVTLYPNPVSSDVVMMDLNVSNVAEPVHLRLCNALGQVVRQINLGYTNPSGTQTQVMLPLGNLPNGWYAVELKSGQHITAQPLMISR
- a CDS encoding (deoxy)nucleoside triphosphate pyrophosphohydrolase gives rise to the protein MQEKPVPVTAAILVKEGKILLAQRLPGDKMAGFWEFPGGKTEPGETPQTCLERELEEEFGIIAKTGRFFAASEYRYEHIYIRLEAYFITNWVGEFRLNSHAAIAWVSLSQLLQYPLSPADIDIALQLSELPSVNQFAE
- a CDS encoding CoA transferase subunit A; translated protein: MNKIVKNADEAIADIPSGSTLMLGGFGLCGIPENCIASLVRKGINELTCISNNAGVDDFGLGFLLKTHQIKKMISSYVGENAEFERQVLTGELEVELVPQGTLAERIRAGGAGIPAFFTATGYGTEVAIGKDIRMFNGRNYILEHALTADFAIVKAWKGDYLGNLVYRATARNFNPMMAMAGKITIAEVEELVAPGELDPNEIHTPGIFVQRIFKGTNYEKRIEQRTVRKS
- a CDS encoding T9SS type A sorting domain-containing protein: MRCFLLVFLFILGSHSVHAQNPFYRRTDVPVFKSGLALKYPWTGGLNNPQFSEADLNNDDIPDLIIFDRSGDLVLTFINNGTPNQSDYVYRSEFQQNFPPVRNWMLLADADCDGISDIYTSSVTDGITVYAGQYDSENKLTFTLIHPQLTFQPDNEKIYVAIYDIPAIVDVDYDGDPDILSFGPIGGHVYFYQNLSVENGTPCGDMQFELNTHCWGNFYESGITTTIDLEVGCIEGYAAPDNAGDQEKDGLHPGSTLLVLDLDPPGTGNGAMEILLGDISYSNITMLTNGGTPQDANMIAQDTLFPAYSIPAIVYTFPASFHLDVNNDGQKDLLVSPNTVAQSEHYRCALLYQNNGNPTEQFQYVTDRFLISDMIDVSRLANPAFFDYNNDGLLDLVIANYGYMDESYDFNTALALYRNTGTPEQPVFEWVTDNFSNISGQFLLPRLGISPTFGDLDGDGDQDMILGDKDGFLHYFKNNPLPDGSANFILFQEQFQGIDVFQYSTPQLIDINKDGLLDLIIGHHNGAMRYFQNNGTAGNPVYNAASPTNSFFGGVDVKEIGSPTGFSVPQMIEYEGQFLLMVGSESGKIHVYTDIEDNLDSGMLFTKLTDNQLPAYIGTRSSPAIADLNNDGYLDMVVGTYNGGLYWFSEDFPIGMDLLHSEAAEQFHLFPNPAKQQLHFTLPGRSANDLPVQFCLYNLTGQEVMNRILFPDLNIIDGIVPLPVLPDGLYFVKIIDGDKTFSAKVLIKQ